The window ACCCGCCAGATCGTCAGCCAGATCACCGTGGATGGTGGTTTCTCTCCATTCCTTATGGAGCCTGTGAACTTCATGGCTCTTTTCCAGAATGCCAAGGCGAAGAAAGAGGCAAGCCAGAACAATTAATCTGTTCAGGTTTCCTTGAAAATAGAAAAGGGGAATGCTCAATTGAGCATTCCCCTTTTTTCGTTTGGAGAGACTTGTATTAAGAGTTCCAGCTAAAGGAAGGTGTAGATAACAAAGTTGTCTACAAGCGTAGTTACACCTTTCTCGATGGCTTTGTTGAACAGGGTGTCATACTGGTTGTCGGCATAAACAGATTCCGGAGATACCAGCACTCTTATGCGGTTGGTGTATACCACGTTTCCGGTTGCTGCTTCCTGAACCCAGATACGGAGCTGGACGGCTGCCTGGTCGACACGGTTCTGGTAGGATTGCTTGCCGGCAAACATACCGACAGAGCCCCAGAGGATGGCATTGGCGGTATCTCCACCGCTGATACCGAGAATCTCGTCACCCTCGCCCCACGGTGAACCAACATTGTGACCGATGATTCCACCTAAAATTCCGCCAGTGAGCATGTTGTTGGTTTCATCGTATTCATCGGAGCTGGCAAAACCAAAGGCGAGGCGATTGGCACTGTTGTTGACGAATGGAATTATACCTTTTTTCCAGGGAACCCATTCTGTATCCTGACGGGTCTTGTATTCAAGGATACGACCACGGACAATGTAATCAGCGTCGAATTGGCGACCGATCTTGGCGACAGTCTGTTTGGTGAGGCCGTGGGTGCCTGGACTGCTAACTGCCTCATTCTGATTTTTAAAGGATTGTTCGTTGTAATGAGTCAGGATTGAGGTCATGGTATCAGACCAATCCCCTGAGTTGATTTCCTGGCTGAGTGAGCTTGAACCAATTGACTCGTACGGCATTAAGGCAATTACATTTTGGTTCACTAAATATTGAAAGACATCTTCCTGAATCGGCAACCCAAAACCGTTAGCAGACAACCTGTCGACAAGCGTCTCGGTGACCATCATGTTGCGTCGATGGGCGGAGTCTATCGCATCGCCTTGCGAATAATCCGCAAATGGTAGAATAACTACTGTCTTGCCGTAACCTGGGGCATTGGGGCCTGGGTTTTCAGGTACGTTCAGGGTTTCTATCACTGTTTGTCCACAACCTGTAAGAGCCAGTGTAAGAATACCTAATAAAAAAATTCTGAGCCTCTCCATGATCAACTCCTAACGTGTATTTGATAATTGATGTCCGATAAGGATGTATTTAGATGATTACTGGGCGCAAAAGAATTATAAGCTCTCGCTTAGTTTTAATTTTCTCCTTATAGCCGAATAAGTACTTAATAACTGGTATATCTCCAACTACCGGAGCAAATGCGTCTTGAGTATCATCAACGTTACTAATCAATCCTCCAATTACCAGCATGTCACCATTTTTAACACGTACTGTTGTGCTCATCTCCCGGACATTGACAATTGGTAAGCCGACTTCGGCACCATCAGGTCCAATGGGCTGATATGTAATAGGTTCTTCAAGTTCAGAGGTTACAGGAACAAGGTTCATGATAATTTCATCATCATCAAGAATGGTAGCGGTCAGTGCCATTCCAATTCCAGATAGTATTCGTTCTGTTTCAGCAGAGTATGTAGTGATACCATTTTCTATATCTCTGTCGGCCTCTACTCTGTCAATGTAGGTAACGTTACGGCCAACGGTGATCAAGGCTGGTTGCCCGTTCATTACACTGATTTTCGGGTTAGACAGTATTTGGGTATTACCTTGTTCTTTTAGGGCGTTAAGGAAAACGCCAAATTCAGCTGATTTTAAGGTGATGCTTGATATGAAATCGCTGCCTGCAGAAGGATAGATTTGCCCTGTAACGGGATCGCCGAAGTTAACCATACCTGAAACAGGGAAGTCTTTAAGAACGCTGCTCCAATTAATGCCAATTGATGATGAATCGTTTAATTGAACTTCGACTATCTTTGCCTCAATAGTGATCTGCTTATAAAGTTCTTTTTTAAGAGTAACAAAATAAGCGTCGAGTCGTTCGAGTAAGGGGCGTGGAGCAGAAACGGTTACAACGCCTATGGGCTTGTCGATGATGTACATCGAGCCACCGCTGGAAATTTGACGGGTCGCTAATTGACCATCACTATCGGTTTCCTGATCTGTTGTATTAGAATTATCGGTAGCAGCAGGGGGGGCAGTAGCCTGGGTAAAAGCTCGTGTGTTCCAGGTGTTAATGATTGCATCCATGTTGTCCTGAACATTCTTCCAGATATCAAATTCATTATCAGAGCTTTTTAATGATATCGTTCCATCTATATCTGTTCCGCTTGAATCGCCGCCTAAAACATTACCGCCAGTACCGGTGGAGTATCTCTGGTTGGTAAAAGGCATGGCAATATGATAGCGGCGGGTTTCTTTATACTTTACGACAACTGTATTTCCCTGTACCTCATGGAAGTAGTCGACCTGGCGAAGCAGGTTGTCGATAGAGTCGTAGAAATCGTCGTTGGCACTGATATCGACGTCGACCAGTACCTTCTGGTCAACATCACTGGCCCAGGATACATTCATTCCCTTGAGTGCGGCGAGGCGTTTGAGGATATCCCAGAGAGGCTGGGGGCCCCGGGTGGATCGAATTGAGGCACCCACCTTGATCGAGGTGATCTCCTCTTCTTCCAGCGTATCCTTACCTTCCATATCGAGCATATAGCTTGGAGTCTGATAACGGACTGGTAGAGTAAGTGGCCCCTCGGGTGCTTGTGCCAATACCCGGGGTTGGGCCAGTGGTTCTTCAACGATTGCAGACTGTTCTGCAGCCGGTGCGGGTGCAGGGGTTGCATCTGCCCCATCGGGAGAGTGCTTGCAAGCATTGAGGCTGGTAAGAAGAAGTACCAGGCTGCCGGCTAGAAAAATGTTTTTTATGGACATCATAAAAACCTCGTGGTGCTGTCTATCAATTGTAAGAGAAATTGACCAAATTTATTCTGGAACTCGAACCTATTAATTACCTGCCGCAACACGTTCTTGAATATACTCCTTCAAGTCTGGACGAAGTTGATATCCGGAAGTAATGATCGCGCTGTATTCTTTAACTGCCTGTTCACTGTTCCCGATCTTATCGTATATACGGGCTCTGGTGAGCATGGTGTCGAGAG of the Desulfosediminicola ganghwensis genome contains:
- the mshL gene encoding pilus (MSHA type) biogenesis protein MshL, giving the protein MMSIKNIFLAGSLVLLLTSLNACKHSPDGADATPAPAPAAEQSAIVEEPLAQPRVLAQAPEGPLTLPVRYQTPSYMLDMEGKDTLEEEEITSIKVGASIRSTRGPQPLWDILKRLAALKGMNVSWASDVDQKVLVDVDISANDDFYDSIDNLLRQVDYFHEVQGNTVVVKYKETRRYHIAMPFTNQRYSTGTGGNVLGGDSSGTDIDGTISLKSSDNEFDIWKNVQDNMDAIINTWNTRAFTQATAPPAATDNSNTTDQETDSDGQLATRQISSGGSMYIIDKPIGVVTVSAPRPLLERLDAYFVTLKKELYKQITIEAKIVEVQLNDSSSIGINWSSVLKDFPVSGMVNFGDPVTGQIYPSAGSDFISSITLKSAEFGVFLNALKEQGNTQILSNPKISVMNGQPALITVGRNVTYIDRVEADRDIENGITTYSAETERILSGIGMALTATILDDDEIIMNLVPVTSELEEPITYQPIGPDGAEVGLPIVNVREMSTTVRVKNGDMLVIGGLISNVDDTQDAFAPVVGDIPVIKYLFGYKEKIKTKRELIILLRPVII